Proteins encoded by one window of Emticicia oligotrophica DSM 17448:
- a CDS encoding competence/damage-inducible protein A: MKLILAEVVTIGDEILYGQITDTNTQWMSTELDKIGIKTVRKSSVGDQEDKILQILAEAESRADIILLTGGLGPTKDDITKKTLCKYFNDELIINEDALGFITDFFAKRGRPLTEINRLQAAVPSRCTYLANKTGTAPGMWFEHNGKIFVSMPGVPHEMKYLMTNEVIPRLKTFFETPIIYHKLIRTIGVGESFLAEKIENWEDNLPEHIKLAYLPSFGQVKLRLTAVGSDENQLKKDVDDEIEKVLPLIQPFVFGFDTDDLEVAVGKELKKRGLTVSAAESCSGGYASHMFTKVPGSSAYFMGSVVSYDNSVKIKVLGVKPETIEEHGAVSEETVIQMAEGVRKLMKTDFAIATSGIAGPDGGTPEKPVGTLWIACAMEGRTIARKVQMATQRDVNIQYASVVAINLLRKMMNGDYES; the protein is encoded by the coding sequence ATGAAACTTATTTTGGCTGAAGTAGTAACGATTGGGGATGAAATTTTGTACGGACAAATTACCGATACAAATACGCAGTGGATGAGTACAGAATTGGATAAAATTGGCATAAAAACTGTTCGAAAATCTTCAGTAGGAGACCAAGAAGATAAAATTTTACAGATTTTAGCTGAGGCGGAAAGTAGAGCTGATATAATTTTATTAACTGGTGGACTCGGACCTACCAAAGATGATATTACAAAAAAAACACTTTGTAAATATTTCAATGATGAATTGATAATCAATGAAGATGCATTAGGCTTTATTACTGATTTTTTTGCGAAGAGGGGACGTCCGCTTACTGAAATCAATCGTCTTCAAGCAGCTGTTCCAAGTCGTTGTACTTATTTAGCCAATAAAACAGGTACTGCTCCCGGAATGTGGTTTGAACATAATGGTAAAATTTTTGTTTCAATGCCAGGAGTACCACACGAAATGAAGTACTTGATGACCAACGAGGTAATTCCTCGTTTGAAAACTTTTTTTGAAACACCAATAATTTATCATAAACTTATTCGTACAATTGGTGTTGGTGAATCATTTTTAGCAGAAAAGATTGAAAATTGGGAAGATAACCTTCCTGAGCATATTAAATTGGCTTACTTACCAAGTTTTGGACAAGTTAAATTGAGGCTTACGGCTGTTGGAAGTGATGAAAATCAATTAAAAAAAGATGTTGATGATGAAATCGAAAAAGTTTTACCATTAATTCAACCTTTTGTTTTTGGTTTTGATACTGATGATTTAGAAGTAGCAGTAGGAAAAGAATTGAAAAAACGTGGTTTAACTGTTTCGGCAGCAGAAAGTTGTTCTGGTGGTTATGCTTCGCACATGTTTACCAAAGTTCCAGGAAGTTCGGCTTATTTTATGGGAAGTGTTGTTAGTTATGATAATTCTGTAAAAATTAAAGTTTTAGGAGTAAAACCAGAAACGATTGAAGAGCATGGTGCTGTAAGTGAAGAAACCGTTATTCAGATGGCTGAGGGAGTCAGGAAATTGATGAAAACAGATTTTGCCATTGCTACCAGTGGTATCGCTGGTCCTGATGGTGGTACGCCTGAAAAGCCAGTGGGTACTTTATGGATTGCTTGTGCAATGGAGGGTCGAACAATTGCAAGGAAAGTACAGATGGCTACACAGCGTGATGTAAATATTCAATATGCAAGTGTGGTTGCAATAAACTTACTCCGCAAAATGATGAACGGAGATTATGAGTCTTAA
- a CDS encoding dihydrolipoamide acetyltransferase family protein, with amino-acid sequence MALIEMIMPKMGESIFECTVLNWLKNVGDKVEADDMILEVATDKIDTEIGASHSGIIKEFLVQKGEIAVIGKPICIIEVEGENSTDKKPIVTETNSQLTEPEKIVEMPGGVPVSLLTSQPNIEKASNGTNNRFYSPLVLNIAKEEGISMEELNKVVGTGLEGRVTKDDILAYVKQAADKSAQPAYGNQSVPEQSITVSGSDQIIEMDRMRKMIAERMVESKRISAHVTSFVETDMTNSSLWREKIKGKFKHDTGENITFTPLLIEAVVKAIKDFPMINIQIDGDKIIKKARINIGMAVALPNGNLIVPVIHDADSYSLIGLTKKINDLTFRARNNKLKADDLADGTLTVSNIGSFGNIAGTPIIMQPQVSILAFGVIQKKVSVIETPHGDTIGIRQKMIISHSYDHRVVDGSLGGQFVKRVSDYLENFDLERKLF; translated from the coding sequence ATGGCTTTAATTGAAATGATAATGCCCAAAATGGGTGAGAGTATTTTTGAGTGTACGGTTTTGAACTGGCTAAAAAATGTTGGAGATAAAGTCGAAGCGGATGATATGATTTTGGAAGTAGCAACTGATAAAATCGACACCGAAATCGGTGCTTCACATTCGGGAATTATCAAAGAATTTTTAGTACAGAAAGGCGAAATTGCAGTAATTGGAAAGCCGATTTGTATCATAGAAGTTGAAGGTGAAAATTCTACTGATAAGAAACCAATTGTTACTGAAACAAATAGTCAGTTAACCGAGCCTGAAAAAATAGTTGAAATGCCGGGTGGTGTTCCAGTGAGTTTACTTACTTCTCAACCCAATATTGAAAAAGCTTCTAACGGTACAAATAATAGATTTTATTCTCCATTGGTATTGAATATTGCTAAAGAAGAAGGCATTTCAATGGAAGAATTGAATAAAGTGGTAGGTACAGGCTTGGAAGGACGAGTGACGAAAGATGATATTTTAGCCTATGTAAAGCAAGCGGCTGATAAAAGTGCCCAGCCAGCTTATGGCAATCAAAGCGTGCCTGAACAATCAATTACAGTTTCTGGAAGTGACCAAATTATTGAGATGGACAGAATGCGTAAAATGATTGCCGAACGCATGGTCGAATCGAAACGTATTTCAGCACATGTTACGTCATTTGTTGAGACTGATATGACTAATTCTTCACTTTGGCGTGAAAAGATTAAAGGTAAATTCAAGCATGATACCGGAGAAAATATCACTTTTACGCCATTACTCATTGAAGCTGTTGTGAAGGCCATCAAAGATTTTCCAATGATAAATATTCAGATTGATGGTGATAAAATCATCAAAAAAGCTAGAATCAATATTGGAATGGCAGTGGCATTACCAAATGGTAATTTAATTGTTCCTGTCATTCACGATGCGGATTCTTACAGTTTGATTGGTTTAACAAAGAAAATTAATGACCTTACTTTCCGAGCTAGAAATAATAAATTAAAAGCTGATGATTTAGCTGACGGAACCCTGACTGTATCGAATATTGGTTCTTTCGGAAATATTGCAGGAACGCCGATTATTATGCAACCACAGGTTTCAATATTGGCTTTTGGTGTAATTCAAAAGAAAGTTTCTGTAATTGAGACACCTCATGGGGATACTATCGGTATTCGTCAGAAAATGATTATTTCTCATTCATACGACCATAGAGTTGTGGATGGCTCGCTTGGCGGACAGTTTGTGAAGCGTGTTTCTGATTATCTAGAAAATTTTGACTTAGAAAGAAAACTATTCTGA
- a CDS encoding MBOAT family O-acyltransferase, protein MLFNSFEFLIFFPLVTLIYFAIPHKYRWFHLLMASCIFYSFFIPIYILILFFTIIIDYYAGIWIEQASGKNRRWALVMSLVANIGVLAVFKYYNFFIENFNAILFKVSPQNLIPHWDIILPIGLSFHTFQAMSYTIEVYRGNQKAERHFGIYALYVMFYPQLVAGPIERPQNVIHQFHEKHEFNYEMAKTGLRLMLWGMFKKVVIADRLSIFVNKIYGNPTEYQGLPLIVATLFFTFQIYCDFSGYSDIAIGSARVMGFDLMKNFDRPYFSKNISEFWRRWHISLSTWFRDYLYIPLGGNRVGKYRRYFNNFFVFMMSGLWHGASWHFVIWGALHGIYLIFGQITKPFQEKVFSAIPSKFIRELINASITFILVAFAWIFFAAHSNADSIYVAKNILKSNSHSLNQIIEMIGISDLTIIVIAMLILEFVQWNQRGTSVSKWFDAKPKWQRWSAYYVVLFLILCYGVYNNSQFIYFQF, encoded by the coding sequence ATGCTTTTTAATTCTTTTGAATTTTTAATTTTCTTTCCATTAGTAACCCTTATTTATTTTGCGATTCCGCATAAATACCGCTGGTTTCATTTATTAATGGCCAGTTGCATATTTTATAGCTTTTTTATTCCTATTTATATCTTAATCTTATTCTTTACTATCATTATTGATTATTATGCTGGTATTTGGATTGAACAAGCAAGCGGAAAAAATAGGCGATGGGCATTGGTTATGAGTTTAGTTGCCAATATTGGTGTTTTAGCAGTTTTCAAGTACTATAATTTTTTCATTGAAAATTTCAATGCCATTCTATTTAAAGTTTCGCCACAAAACCTTATTCCTCATTGGGATATAATATTGCCGATTGGACTTTCATTTCATACTTTCCAAGCCATGAGTTATACCATTGAGGTATATCGAGGAAATCAAAAAGCTGAACGTCATTTTGGGATTTACGCATTATACGTAATGTTTTATCCCCAATTAGTTGCTGGTCCAATCGAACGCCCACAGAATGTTATACATCAGTTTCATGAAAAGCATGAGTTTAATTATGAAATGGCTAAAACTGGCCTTAGATTGATGTTATGGGGAATGTTTAAAAAAGTAGTGATAGCTGATAGGCTTTCAATTTTTGTAAATAAAATTTATGGGAATCCAACTGAGTATCAAGGTTTACCTTTAATTGTTGCTACTTTATTTTTTACTTTTCAAATCTATTGTGATTTTTCGGGCTATTCTGATATTGCAATTGGTTCGGCAAGGGTGATGGGTTTTGACCTGATGAAAAACTTTGACCGCCCTTATTTTTCCAAAAATATATCCGAATTTTGGCGTCGTTGGCATATTTCACTTTCAACTTGGTTTAGAGACTATCTGTATATTCCTTTGGGAGGAAATCGGGTTGGAAAATATCGAAGATACTTTAATAATTTCTTTGTATTCATGATGTCTGGCCTTTGGCATGGTGCGAGTTGGCATTTTGTTATTTGGGGGGCTTTACATGGTATTTATCTTATTTTTGGCCAAATTACAAAGCCATTCCAAGAAAAAGTCTTTTCAGCTATTCCATCAAAATTCATTAGAGAGTTGATAAATGCTTCAATTACATTTATTTTAGTTGCATTTGCTTGGATTTTCTTTGCGGCTCATTCTAATGCCGATTCTATATATGTTGCTAAAAATATTTTGAAAAGTAATTCTCATTCTTTGAATCAGATAATTGAAATGATAGGAATTAGCGATTTGACGATTATTGTAATTGCGATGCTGATACTAGAATTTGTGCAATGGAACCAAAGGGGAACGAGTGTAAGTAAATGGTTTGACGCAAAACCCAAGTGGCAACGTTGGAGTGCATATTATGTGGTGTTGTTTTTAATATTATGTTACGGAGTTTATAATAATTCACAATTTATTTATTTTCAATTTTAA
- a CDS encoding AAA family ATPase: MNAAFQGTNNYVATRELQTAVNAAVALQRPLLIKGEPGTGKTLLAFEVAKALDKQLFTWHVKSTTSAQQGLYEYDAVSRLRDSQLGDDRVHHVENYIKKGKIWEAFETEEQSVLLIDEIDKADIEFPNDLLQELDRMEFYCYELKKTIKAKYRPIIIITSNNEKELPDAFLRRCFFHFIRFPDKETMQQIVDVHYPNLEENLLANALKTFFGIREVKNLKKKPSTSELIDWLRLLLVGKVGAEDLEDLNKLNEVPPYLGALLKNEADYDLFKALREKGIK; this comes from the coding sequence ATGAATGCTGCTTTTCAAGGAACAAATAACTACGTAGCTACTCGGGAGCTTCAAACTGCTGTCAATGCCGCGGTGGCACTTCAACGGCCTCTTTTAATCAAGGGTGAACCAGGTACGGGAAAAACACTTTTAGCTTTTGAAGTGGCCAAGGCATTAGATAAACAATTATTTACTTGGCATGTAAAATCAACAACTTCTGCTCAACAAGGACTTTACGAATATGATGCTGTATCAAGGCTTAGGGACTCGCAGTTGGGTGATGACCGTGTTCACCACGTTGAAAATTATATCAAAAAAGGAAAAATTTGGGAAGCTTTCGAAACAGAGGAGCAGTCGGTATTATTAATTGATGAAATTGATAAAGCAGATATTGAGTTTCCCAATGATTTATTGCAAGAACTCGATAGAATGGAGTTTTACTGTTATGAATTGAAAAAGACAATTAAAGCAAAATATCGACCAATCATTATTATCACATCTAATAATGAAAAGGAATTGCCAGATGCATTTCTTAGAAGATGTTTTTTTCACTTTATTCGTTTTCCTGACAAAGAAACCATGCAGCAAATTGTAGATGTACATTATCCAAATTTAGAAGAAAATTTGCTTGCAAATGCCTTAAAAACCTTCTTTGGTATTAGAGAAGTTAAAAACCTTAAAAAGAAACCCTCTACAAGTGAGTTGATTGATTGGTTAAGGCTTTTGTTAGTTGGTAAGGTAGGTGCTGAAGATTTAGAGGATTTGAATAAATTGAATGAAGTTCCGCCATATTTGGGAGCTTTATTGAAAAATGAAGCAGATTATGATTTATTTAAAGCATTACGTGAAAAAGGAATAAAATAG
- a CDS encoding vWA domain-containing protein — MLTDFFFHLRNNNLKVNLREHLTLLEALDKEVLAFSVEDFYFLSRAIYVKHEQNLDLFDKLFSHFFDGIDEIKIEELISINDSWLINKLIHELSDEEKDAVKAAGGLQELLARLKKTLEEQTERHEGGSKWVGTGGVSPFGNNGYNPSGVRIGGKGGGRNAVKVWDKRDFKNYDDNLELNTRNMQMALRRLRILTREGVEDELNLEETIDRTCNNAGYLDIKMQASKQNRVKILLLLDVGGSMDDFIEECSLLFSSAKYQFKNLEFFYFHNCVYENLWKDNGRRHDNKISTWEVLNKYNKDYKVIFVGDASMSPWELSEPRGSVEHYNPEAGIVWLERFREKFPNLVWLNPVNDGYWQYTHTILQVREWSENRMFPLTISGLEKAMKCLKNSKLKY, encoded by the coding sequence ATGTTAACGGATTTCTTTTTTCATCTTAGAAATAATAACCTAAAGGTCAATCTTCGTGAACATCTAACTTTATTGGAAGCTCTCGATAAAGAAGTATTGGCCTTTAGTGTAGAAGATTTTTATTTTTTGAGTAGAGCTATTTATGTAAAACATGAACAAAATTTAGATTTATTCGATAAGCTATTCAGTCATTTTTTTGATGGAATTGATGAGATAAAAATTGAAGAATTAATTTCAATCAACGATAGTTGGTTGATTAATAAGCTCATACATGAATTGAGCGATGAGGAAAAGGATGCAGTTAAGGCTGCTGGTGGTTTACAAGAATTGTTAGCCAGATTAAAGAAAACACTTGAAGAACAAACAGAAAGGCATGAAGGTGGCAGCAAGTGGGTTGGCACTGGTGGTGTCTCGCCATTCGGAAATAATGGATATAATCCAAGTGGTGTTCGAATAGGAGGGAAAGGAGGTGGACGAAACGCAGTTAAAGTTTGGGATAAAAGAGATTTCAAAAATTATGATGATAATCTTGAGCTGAATACGCGTAATATGCAAATGGCCTTGCGAAGACTTAGAATTCTAACTCGTGAAGGTGTAGAAGATGAATTGAATTTGGAAGAAACAATCGACCGCACTTGCAATAATGCTGGGTATTTAGATATAAAAATGCAGGCTTCTAAGCAAAATCGAGTAAAAATCTTATTATTGCTCGATGTTGGCGGTTCGATGGATGATTTTATTGAAGAATGTTCTCTATTGTTTTCTTCAGCTAAATATCAGTTTAAAAATCTAGAATTTTTCTATTTTCACAATTGTGTTTATGAAAATTTATGGAAAGACAATGGGAGAAGACATGATAATAAAATATCAACTTGGGAAGTTTTAAATAAATATAACAAAGATTATAAGGTCATTTTTGTAGGCGATGCCTCAATGTCGCCATGGGAACTTTCAGAGCCACGTGGTAGTGTTGAACATTATAATCCAGAAGCTGGTATTGTATGGTTAGAGAGATTTAGAGAGAAATTTCCAAACCTAGTATGGCTAAATCCTGTGAATGATGGCTATTGGCAATATACGCATACGATTCTGCAAGTTAGAGAATGGTCGGAAAATCGAATGTTTCCATTGACAATTAGTGGATTAGAAAAAGCTATGAAGTGCTTGAAAAATAGTAAGTTGAAGTATTAA
- a CDS encoding acyl-CoA reductase gives MQYKKHIITFSKLGDYLLENLSDDSLKSLYAAARNENGWFTEDNVKLALENIAKVYLNKDSLEVFASKYQLKDNLNPKKIGIVMAGNIPAVGFHDLICTILTGNIALLKLSSSDSVSMMFLINKLFEFDPELSDFIKISHRLNDAEVLIATGSDNTAKHFEYYFVEKPRIIRRNRTSVAILNGNESRTELGNLGNDIFQYFGLGCRNVSKIFVPADYTFDKFYESIEYWSTIRLHHKYNNNYDYNKSIYLVNKVPHFDNGFLLLKEEDTLVSPISVCYYQTYESQEHLQVLLNEQEEKIQCIVSSEAEFSNSFKFGEAQIPKLDDFADGVDTMSFLMNL, from the coding sequence ATGCAATATAAAAAACATATTATTACATTTTCAAAACTTGGTGATTACTTACTAGAAAATTTATCAGATGATAGTCTGAAATCATTATATGCAGCTGCAAGAAATGAGAATGGTTGGTTTACCGAAGATAATGTAAAATTAGCTCTTGAAAACATTGCTAAAGTATATCTGAACAAAGACAGCCTTGAAGTATTTGCCTCAAAATATCAATTAAAAGACAATCTAAATCCTAAAAAAATTGGTATTGTTATGGCTGGAAATATACCAGCGGTTGGATTTCATGACTTAATTTGTACAATTTTAACTGGAAATATCGCACTTCTAAAACTAAGTTCGAGTGATAGCGTTTCGATGATGTTTCTTATAAACAAGCTCTTTGAATTTGACCCAGAACTGAGTGATTTTATAAAAATATCCCATCGTTTGAATGATGCGGAAGTACTCATTGCCACCGGAAGCGATAATACAGCAAAACATTTTGAATATTATTTTGTAGAAAAACCAAGAATAATACGAAGAAATAGAACTTCAGTAGCCATTTTAAATGGAAATGAATCAAGAACTGAATTGGGTAACTTGGGCAATGATATTTTTCAATATTTTGGTTTAGGTTGTAGAAACGTCTCGAAAATATTTGTACCTGCTGATTATACTTTCGATAAATTCTATGAATCTATTGAATATTGGAGTACAATCAGGCTTCATCACAAATACAATAATAATTATGACTATAATAAATCAATATATTTAGTCAATAAAGTACCTCATTTTGATAATGGATTTTTGCTATTGAAAGAAGAAGATACGTTGGTTTCTCCAATTTCAGTTTGTTATTATCAAACGTATGAAAGTCAGGAACATTTACAAGTTTTATTAAATGAACAAGAAGAAAAAATTCAGTGTATTGTTTCTTCAGAAGCAGAATTTTCGAATAGTTTTAAATTTGGAGAAGCTCAAATACCTAAATTAGATGATTTTGCCGATGGCGTTGATACAATGAGTTTTTTGATGAACTTATAA
- a CDS encoding 4Fe-4S dicluster domain-containing protein — protein MAIMITDECINCGACEPECPNTAIYEGGVEWTWSGGTKLTEVELEDGTVIGGKDPMSPVSDEFYYIVPDKCTECHGFHEEPQCAAVCPVDCCVPDPDHEEDDDTLLAKKAWLHAEA, from the coding sequence ATGGCAATCATGATTACTGACGAATGCATCAATTGTGGTGCATGCGAGCCAGAATGCCCAAACACTGCCATTTATGAAGGTGGTGTTGAATGGACTTGGTCTGGTGGAACAAAACTCACAGAGGTAGAATTAGAAGATGGTACTGTCATTGGTGGAAAAGACCCAATGTCACCTGTTTCAGATGAATTCTATTATATCGTACCAGATAAATGTACGGAATGTCATGGTTTCCATGAAGAACCACAATGTGCTGCAGTTTGTCCAGTAGATTGTTGTGTTCCTGACCCAGACCACGAAGAAGATGACGATACTCTACTTGCTAAAAAAGCTTGGTTACATGCTGAGGCTTAA
- a CDS encoding porin, which produces MRKSLFTVLSLFTAVNVFAQDATTKPEEKKSPFTFSGYVDTYFFGNFNAPKSKSNLGASGYERAFDQKVGQFQVGLAQTKMTYSTDKVDGVIDLTFGNHGDLGNYGNALGRVLVGGKEATGTALAIKQAYLTWKATDKLSITAGQWGTHIGYEVIDAPVNYNYSLSNLFNNGPFYHTGLKATVATSAKSSLTFGLVNGIDSKDDNNSKLGTMAQFYISPASGWNLYVNWIGSDEGVDTKSYYSLFDLTTSYQITEKFLLGLNAAYGSQDKLNWGGAAVYAQASLSDKFGLGIRYEYFDNKSGIRALKNREGNGTSVNSFTLTGNVIISDNLLFKPEFRLDSYAKSKAGMAQFEDKDGKFTKDSQSTFGGALIFKF; this is translated from the coding sequence ATGAGAAAATCACTTTTTACCGTACTTTCATTGTTTACAGCAGTAAACGTATTTGCTCAAGATGCTACAACAAAACCAGAAGAAAAGAAAAGTCCATTTACATTCTCAGGATATGTTGATACTTATTTCTTTGGTAATTTCAATGCTCCGAAGTCTAAGTCAAATTTAGGTGCCTCTGGATATGAGAGAGCATTTGACCAAAAAGTTGGCCAATTCCAAGTTGGTTTAGCACAAACAAAAATGACTTACTCAACTGATAAGGTTGATGGAGTTATTGACTTAACATTTGGTAACCACGGAGACCTCGGTAACTACGGAAATGCACTTGGTCGTGTTTTGGTTGGTGGAAAAGAAGCAACTGGAACAGCATTGGCTATCAAGCAAGCTTATTTGACTTGGAAAGCAACTGACAAACTTTCTATTACGGCTGGTCAATGGGGTACACACATCGGTTATGAAGTAATTGATGCTCCCGTTAACTACAACTATTCATTGTCAAACTTATTCAACAACGGACCATTTTACCACACTGGTTTGAAAGCAACTGTTGCTACTTCGGCTAAATCATCGTTAACTTTTGGTTTAGTAAATGGTATCGACTCTAAAGATGATAACAACAGCAAACTAGGAACAATGGCTCAGTTTTATATTTCTCCTGCTAGTGGTTGGAACTTATATGTAAACTGGATTGGAAGCGATGAAGGTGTTGATACAAAATCATATTATTCATTGTTTGATTTAACAACTTCTTATCAAATCACTGAGAAATTCTTATTAGGCTTAAACGCTGCTTATGGATCTCAAGATAAACTTAACTGGGGTGGTGCTGCAGTTTATGCTCAAGCATCTTTATCTGATAAATTTGGGTTAGGTATTCGTTATGAATATTTCGACAATAAATCTGGTATAAGAGCATTGAAAAATCGTGAAGGAAATGGAACTTCTGTAAACTCATTCACTTTAACTGGTAATGTAATTATTTCTGATAATTTATTATTCAAACCTGAGTTTCGCTTAGATAGCTATGCAAAATCTAAAGCTGGTATGGCTCAATTTGAAGACAAAGACGGCAAATTCACTAAAGATTCTCAATCTACATTTGGAGGTGCGTTGATCTTCAAATTCTAA
- a CDS encoding ammonium transporter: MRKNPFPLIILLVLAVVALLLPAVPSTIVTEGINSGDTAWMLVSTALVLIMTPGLAYFYGGMVNTKNVISTMLQSFIAMGVISVLWVTVGYSLAFGETVGGFVGNPMTHFMFKGVLEGKPWSLAPTIPLVVFAFFQLKFAVITPALVTGSLAERINFKSYVLFIILFSIFVYAPLAHWTWHPEGFLFKMGVLDFAGGTVVHMSAGWAALAGAIYLKRRRTHVEGSFLPPANIPYVLLGTGLLWFGWFGFNAGSALSAGTLAASAFATTNTAAAAAGLAWVLLDVANGKKVSALGFCIGVVVGLVAITPGAGFVTIPHAIFIGTISSLVSNYLAHLKTKTALDDTLDVFPCHGVGGMVGMLLTAVFANKGINAAVVDQGLFFGESKLFINHLIALVIVSVFAFAMSFVMLKITDVILPLRVSEEDEKVGLDVSQHDESLVEA; encoded by the coding sequence ATGCGTAAAAACCCATTCCCGCTGATTATCTTGTTAGTGCTTGCTGTGGTTGCCCTGTTGCTTCCTGCAGTACCTTCAACAATCGTTACAGAAGGAATTAACTCAGGCGATACTGCTTGGATGTTAGTTAGTACAGCGTTGGTATTAATCATGACACCAGGCTTGGCTTATTTCTACGGTGGTATGGTAAATACTAAAAATGTTATCTCTACGATGTTACAAAGCTTTATTGCTATGGGTGTTATCTCTGTTCTTTGGGTAACAGTAGGATATAGCTTAGCATTTGGCGAAACTGTCGGAGGTTTCGTTGGAAATCCAATGACACACTTTATGTTTAAAGGTGTGTTAGAAGGAAAACCTTGGTCACTTGCACCAACTATTCCATTGGTAGTTTTTGCTTTTTTCCAATTAAAATTTGCAGTAATTACGCCTGCTCTTGTAACTGGTTCTTTGGCTGAACGTATCAACTTCAAATCATACGTATTGTTTATTATTTTGTTCAGTATCTTCGTATATGCTCCTTTAGCACACTGGACTTGGCACCCTGAAGGTTTCCTTTTCAAAATGGGTGTTCTTGATTTCGCTGGTGGTACTGTTGTACACATGTCAGCTGGTTGGGCTGCATTAGCAGGTGCTATCTACTTAAAGCGTCGTCGTACACACGTTGAAGGTAGTTTCTTACCTCCTGCAAATATTCCTTATGTATTGTTAGGTACTGGTTTATTATGGTTCGGATGGTTTGGTTTTAACGCAGGTTCTGCTCTTAGTGCAGGTACTTTGGCTGCTTCAGCTTTTGCAACAACAAATACTGCTGCTGCTGCTGCTGGTTTAGCTTGGGTTCTTTTAGATGTGGCTAATGGCAAAAAAGTTTCTGCTCTTGGTTTTTGTATCGGTGTTGTAGTAGGTTTAGTTGCAATCACTCCTGGTGCTGGTTTTGTAACAATCCCTCACGCAATCTTTATTGGTACAATTTCATCTTTGGTTTCTAACTACTTAGCACACCTTAAAACTAAAACCGCATTGGATGATACTTTAGATGTATTCCCTTGCCATGGTGTTGGTGGTATGGTTGGTATGTTGTTAACAGCGGTATTTGCAAACAAAGGAATCAATGCTGCTGTTGTTGACCAAGGTTTGTTCTTCGGTGAGTCAAAATTATTTATCAACCACTTAATTGCTCTAGTAATTGTTTCTGTATTTGCCTTTGCAATGTCATTTGTTATGTTGAAAATCACAGATGTAATTCTTCCACTTCGTGTATCTGAAGAAGATGAAAAAGTTGGATTAGATGTTTCTCAACACGATGAATCATTGGTAGAAGCCTAA
- a CDS encoding DUF1304 domain-containing protein has product MVLLSKILIALIAIEHLYILWLEMFAWTTKAPQVFRGLKKELFEPTKALAANQGLYNGFLAAGLIWSLLIDNHLWSFYVAIFFLSCVAIAGIYGGLTAGKRIFYVQALPAIITLVIAHLR; this is encoded by the coding sequence ATGGTACTGTTATCAAAAATATTAATAGCTTTGATTGCAATTGAGCATTTGTATATTTTATGGCTTGAAATGTTTGCTTGGACAACCAAAGCACCTCAAGTTTTTAGAGGTTTAAAAAAAGAATTATTCGAACCAACCAAAGCTTTGGCAGCTAATCAGGGCCTTTATAATGGCTTTTTAGCTGCGGGTTTGATTTGGTCACTCCTCATTGATAATCATCTTTGGTCTTTCTATGTTGCAATATTTTTTCTTTCATGCGTAGCTATTGCAGGAATTTATGGTGGACTAACTGCTGGAAAAAGAATTTTCTATGTACAAGCATTACCCGCCATTATCACCTTAGTCATTGCACATTTAAGATGA